In Drosophila simulans strain w501 chromosome X, Prin_Dsim_3.1, whole genome shotgun sequence, one DNA window encodes the following:
- the LOC6726442 gene encoding monocarboxylate transporter 7 — MTDNGNSQKNNHNNNNNNDEALRLRLPEEQAEQLLPKNGSAGQTKIAPPTHTHSIAAASQPQKVPAKKKRDKSDLGEDFVAPDGGWGWLVSVASGVNILVTFALAQQFGILFRDRMAGLGISSSELTTIINTQIAVSAFTGLLNGPLFRRYTYRVVALVGSVLTFLGLFWMVFADTFAVYIMSFSILYGFGRGLTVSASSLAVNTYFKVKRRTATAFQFGVAGLGPIVCPYFATYMLYEFGVQGTTLLFAGASLHTIACSLIYQPVKWHVVKRDRDAEALQQVQPLAEREDQDDDIIKNVVEPETPVLPRANDGWFGSRASLNSVGTRNRLNTWEKSDSNGHVELKRLSSKDSNPGRQLRSISVSHSIKEEEATGYNSDHEVHHTELTEKEKQELEDEEERQRRKKLPFYMKVVIFFDMDLLRDITYVNLAVGITLINFVEINFAILTPFILSDLGFNKDQIALAMSTLGFFDLVVRFLIPLITAKINLSNRTFFVVGILGMCIGRMFLSMTSNFYVMMAIFLWLGLNKAFRTVFWSLIIPSYVPLKRLPAAAGLQLLMSGTFSMIFGPLIGLIRDHTSYAVTLNLLNALCVMAFAGWYLEDFIRARSRKSPPVKSIN; from the exons ATGACCGATAATGGGAACAGTCAGAagaacaaccacaacaacaataacaacaacgatGAGGCACTCAGACTGAGGCTACCGGAAGAGCAGGcagagcagctgctgcccaaGAATGGATCAGCCGGCCAGACCAAGATAGCGCCTCCTACGCATACTCATTCCATAGCCGCCGCGTCGCAGCCACAGAAGGTACCAGCGAAAAAGAAGCGGGACAAGAGCGATCTGGGTGAGGATTTTGTGGCGCCCGACGGCGGATGGGGCTGGCTGGTGTCCGTCGCCAGTGGCGTCAACATT CTGGTGACGTTCGCATTGGCCCAGCAGTTTGGCATCCTGTTCCGCGATCGCATGGCTGGTCTAGGAATCTCCAGCTCCGAACTGACCACCATTATCAACACACAGATTGCTGTATCCGCATTTACAG GTCTGCTGAACGGCCCGCTTTTCCGACGCTACACATACCGAGTGGTGGCCCTGGTGGGATCCGTGCTGACCTTCCTGGGACTCTTCTGGATGGTTTTCGCCGACACCTTCGCCGTCTACATAATGAGCTTCTCGATCCTGTACGGATTCGGACGAGGACTGACGGTATCCGCTTCCTCGCTGGCGGTCAATACATACTTCAAGGTGAAGCGACGCACTGCCACAGCCTTCCAGTTCGGAGTAGCCGGCCTGGGACCGATTGTGTGCCCCTACTTTGCCACCTACATGCTGTACGAGTTCGGTGTCCAGGGGACGACACTACTCTTCGCCGGCGCCTCACTGCACACGATCGCCTGCTCGCTGATCTACCAGCCAGTTAAGTGGCACGTGGTGAAGCGGGATCGCGATGCGGAGGCACTGCAGCAGGTCCAACCGCTGGCAGAGCGCGAGGATCAGGACGACGATATTATCAAGAATGTTGTGGAGCCGGAAACCCCGGTGCTGCCACGTGCCAATGACGGTTGGTTTGGCTCGCGGGCCTCGCTGAACAGCGTGGGCACCCGTAATCGACTGAACACCTGGGAGAAATCGGACAGCAATGGCCACGTGGAGCTGAAGAGGCTGAGCAGTAAGGACTCGAATCCAGGGCGCCAGCTGCGCAGCATATCCGTGAGTCACAGCAttaaggaggaggaggccacTGGCTACAATTCTGACCACGAAGTGCACCACACCGAGCTAacggagaaggagaagcaggagctggaggatgaggaggagcgCCAGCGCCGCAAGAAGCTGCCATTCTACATGAAAGTGGTGATCTTCTTTGACATGGATCTGCTGAGGGATATCACGTATGTCAACCTGGCAGTGGGCATCACCCTGATCAACTTTGTGGAGATCAACTTCGCCATCCTGACGCCCTTCATCCTAAGCGATCTGGGTTTCAATAAGGATCAAATTGCCCTGGCCATGTCCACGCTGGGATTCTTCGATCTGGTGGTTCGATTCCTCATACCCCTGATCACGGCCAAGATCAATCTCAGCAACCGCACCTTCTTTGTTGTGGGCATTTTGGGCATGTGCATTGGCCGCATGTTCCTCTCGATGACCTCCAATTTCTACGTCATGATGGCCATCTTCCTGTGGTTGGGCCTCAACAAGGCCTTCCGCACGGTCTTCTGGTCCCTGATCATTCCCAGCTATGTGCCCCTGAAGAGATTGCCAGCGGCTGCTgggctgcagctgctgatgTCCGGCACCTTTTCGATGATCTTCGGACCGCTGATTG GCCTAATCCGGGATCACACCAGCTATGCGGTGACCCTCAACCTGCTGAATGCCCTTTGCGTGATGGCCTTTGCCGGCTGGTATCTGGAAGACTTCATCCGCGCCCGCAGCCGGAAATCGCCACCCGTCAAGTCAATCAACTGA
- the LOC6726443 gene encoding uncharacterized protein LOC6726443: MEKSSLTEKNHTQVYNDTTKPKKPKRRDKSDLGPDFVAPDGGWGWVVCLAAGLNNFFLFPALQQYGLIYRVRMQSLGFDAKQTTTIVNVVMAISSLVGIVNGAMFRRFTFRQVALTGTILAFLGIFLSAFCTTFWQYIICLSAIFGIGLGLAMAATSLAVNTYFKLKRRRATGFSWTITGLGPIFFPQVSTILLGYYGAQGTILIYAGIAMNAILCALTLQPVLWHVKKPEKPVPSIIEGIPETEKLQPELLEANGNLLSPSNDPWKDYECKYCQYQKRSKRGLFSSQYLFNVDDPERPGYEITEPGTPMLARANDGWFGSKLSLTSESAGGARSRTRQALMRQVSSRSRENLDRLEQNRHDQAPDTPSAAPLYKPNYFNREREDLDRYASKTSVYSRPGQDELLRCTCAEDKALLQKTAESLHVDLLNNLADEVAEEEAKKRMTFFQKVSKFFDLDLLRDFTFVNLAVGMSIMMFGEMNFSVLTPFILNSFGYTDTQISLVMSLLACMDISVRFLAPLALEKVKLDNRVLFAFGILCIAVGRVVVAFTDSYEVMIGVFLLIGFGKAFRTIFSPLIIPSYVPLNRLPAASGLQLIFNTIFSFAMGPILGILTEAYGYAATIHTINALTLLALLLWLTESVVRRILGKPSQGLGQ; this comes from the exons ATGGAAAAATCCAGCTTAACGGAGAAGAATCACACCCAAGTGTACAATGACACAACGAAGCCAAAGAAGCCCAAGCGTCGCGACAAGAGCGATCTGGGTCCGGATTTTGTGGCGCCCGACGGGGGATGGGGCTGGGTGGTCTGTCTGGCAGCCGGTTTGAATAAC TTCTTCCTTTTCCCGGCTCTGCAGCAGTATGGCCTGATCTACAGGGTGCGGATGCAGTCCCTGGGCTTCGATGCCAAGCAAACCACGACCATTGTGAACGTGGTGATGGCAATCTCCTCGCTAGTAG GCATTGTCAATGGCGCCATGTTCCGGCGGTTCACATTCCGTCAGGTGGCCCTGACCGGCACCATTCTGGCCTTCCTGGGCATCTTCTTGTCGGCCTTTTGCACCACCTTCTGGCAGTATATCATCTGTCTGTCGGCGATATTTGGTATCGGCTTGGGTCTTGCCATGGCCGCCACCTCTCTGGCGGTCAATACGTACTTTAAGCTGAAGCGGCGTCGTGCCACCGGTTTCTCGTGGACGATCACTGGCCTGGGACCCATATTCTTTCCGCAGGTGTCCACCATCCTGCTGGGCTACTATGGAGCCCAGGGCACTATTCTGATCTACGCTGGAATCGCCATGAATGCCATTCTCTGCGCTTTGACCTTGCAACCCGTGCTTTGGCATGTGAAGAAGCCCGAAAAACCAGTTCCCAGTATAATCGAAGGGATTCCCGAGACGGAGAAGCTGCAACCAGAACTTTTGGAGGCCAATGGCAATCTGTTGTCGCCCAGCAATGATCCGTGGAAGGATTACGAGTGCAAGTACTGTCAGTATCAGAAACGTTCTAAGCGAGGCCTTTTCTCGTCCCAGTACCTCTTCAATGTCGATGATCCCGAGAGGCCGGGCTACGAGATCACCGAGCCAGGAACTCCCATGTTGGCCCGTGCCAATGACGGTTGGTTTGGATCGAAGCTCTCCCTGACCTCGGAGAGCGCGGGCGGAGCTCGCTCTCGCACTCGTCAAGCTCTGATGCGTCAGGTTTCATCCAGAAGTCGTGAGAATCTCGATAGACTGGAACAAAATCGCCATGACCAGGCTCCAGACACTCCATCCGCTGCGCCCTTGTACAAGCCAAACTACTTCAATCGCGAGCGCGAGGACCTCGATCGCTATGCCAGCAAGACGAGCGTGTATTCTCGGCCTGGTCAGGATGAGCTCCTGCGCTGCACCTGTGCAGAGGACAAGGCACTGCTGCAAAAGACCGCCGAGTCGCTTCACGTGGACCTGCTCAATAATTTGGCCGACGAAGTtgccgaggaggaggccaagaaGCGCATGACCTTCTTCCAGAAGGTGAGCAAGTTCTTCGATCTGGATCTTCTGCGGGACTTCACATTTGTCAACCTGGCCGTCGGCATGAGCATCATGATGTTTGGCGAGATGAACTTCTCGGTGCTGACCCCATTCATCCTGAACAGCTTTGGGTACACGGATACACAGATCTCGCTGGTGATGTCGCTGCTGGCCTGCATGGATATATCGGTGAGGTTCCTCGCTCCGCTCGCCTTGGAGAAGGTGAAGCTGGATAACCGTGTGCTGTTTGCCTTCGGCATCCTGTGCATCGCCGTGGGCCGCGTGGTGGTGGCCTTTACCGACTCCTACGAGGTCATGATCGGCGTCTTCCTGCTGATCGGCTTCGGCAAGGCATTCCGCACCATCTTCTCACCTCTGATAATACCCAGTTACGTTCCGCTCAACCGCTTGCCAGCTGCATCTGGTCTGCAGCTCATCTTCAACACCATATTCTCGTTTGCCATGGGCCCAATTCTTG GCATCTTGACGGAGGCCTACGGTTATGCAGCCACCATCCATACCATCAATGCACTCACCCTCTTGGCCTTACTCCTTTGGCTAACTGAGTCCGTGGTGCGCCGCATTTTGGGCAAGCCCTCCCAAGGATTGGGCCAATAG